The Lysobacter sp. genome includes a window with the following:
- a CDS encoding SUF system Fe-S cluster assembly regulator: MLRVTKLTDYATVVLTVLASASETMLSANGLAERAGLEAPTVAKVLKPLAQAGLVQAFRGATGGYRLARPASEISLVEIVEAMEGPLAMTECSVHDGHCGIEQSCGARANWRRINDVVADALRRVTLADMTLPAGAASRKTIPVALSAR; this comes from the coding sequence ATGCTTCGAGTCACCAAACTCACCGACTACGCAACCGTCGTGCTGACCGTTCTGGCCAGCGCCAGCGAAACCATGCTCAGCGCGAACGGCTTGGCGGAGCGCGCGGGCCTGGAGGCACCGACGGTCGCCAAAGTGTTGAAACCCCTGGCGCAGGCGGGGTTGGTGCAGGCCTTTCGTGGCGCGACCGGCGGCTACCGTCTCGCCCGCCCGGCCAGCGAGATTTCCCTCGTGGAGATCGTCGAAGCGATGGAAGGCCCGCTGGCGATGACCGAATGCAGTGTCCATGACGGCCACTGCGGGATCGAACAGTCCTGCGGCGCCCGCGCCAATTGGCGGCGGATCAACGATGTCGTCGCCGACGCCCTGCGTCGCGTCACGCTGGCGGACATGACGCTGCCCGCTGGCGCAGCGTCGCGCAAAACCATACCCGTCGCGCTGTCGGCCCGCTGA
- the sufB gene encoding Fe-S cluster assembly protein SufB, producing the protein MNRPDPQILQRAPAQAAAVKNAEIIEQLGRRYDAGFVTDIESDTLPPGLSEEVVRFLSAKKNEPEWMTEWRLAAYRHWLTMTPPHWAKLDIAPIDFQSISYYSAPKAKYASLDEVPQELLDTYDKLGVPLHERARLAGVAVDAVFDSVSVGTTFRKELAEKGVIFCSISEALHDYPELVRQYLGSVVPAGDNYFAALNAAVFSDGSFVFIPKGVRCPMELSTYFRINAINTGQFERTLIIAEEKSYVSYLEGCTAPMRDENQLHAAVVELVVLDDAEIKYSTVQNWYPGDENGVGGIYNFVTKRGECRGARSKISWTQVETGSAITWKYPSCVLLGDDSSGEFHSVALTHHRQQADTGTKMIHIGKRTKSKIVSKGISAGRGQNSYRGLVKVERGADGARNHTQCDSLLIGKRCGAHTFPYIEVKNPSATVEHEATTSKISDDQLFYCRSRGISEENAVSLIVDGFCKTVFRELPMEFAVEAKKLLEVSLEGSVG; encoded by the coding sequence ATGAATCGCCCCGACCCGCAGATCTTGCAACGCGCACCTGCCCAGGCGGCAGCTGTCAAGAACGCCGAGATCATCGAACAGCTCGGCCGCCGCTACGACGCCGGCTTCGTCACCGACATCGAATCCGACACCCTGCCGCCGGGCCTCAGCGAAGAAGTCGTGCGCTTTCTTTCGGCGAAGAAGAACGAGCCCGAGTGGATGACCGAATGGCGGCTCGCCGCTTACCGCCACTGGCTGACGATGACGCCGCCACATTGGGCCAAGCTCGACATCGCGCCGATCGATTTCCAGTCGATCAGCTACTACTCCGCGCCGAAAGCCAAATACGCGTCGCTCGACGAGGTACCGCAGGAACTGCTCGACACCTACGACAAGCTCGGCGTACCGCTGCACGAGCGCGCGAGGCTGGCGGGCGTCGCCGTCGATGCGGTGTTCGATTCGGTGAGCGTCGGCACCACATTCCGCAAGGAACTGGCGGAAAAAGGCGTGATTTTCTGCTCGATTTCAGAAGCGCTGCACGATTATCCGGAGCTGGTCCGCCAGTACCTCGGCAGCGTGGTGCCGGCGGGCGACAACTATTTCGCGGCGTTGAACGCTGCAGTATTCTCCGACGGCAGTTTCGTGTTCATTCCAAAGGGCGTGCGCTGCCCGATGGAACTCAGCACCTACTTCCGGATCAACGCGATCAACACCGGCCAGTTCGAGCGCACGCTGATCATCGCCGAAGAAAAATCCTACGTCAGCTATCTCGAAGGCTGCACCGCGCCGATGCGCGACGAGAACCAGTTGCACGCAGCGGTGGTCGAGCTGGTGGTGCTGGACGATGCCGAGATCAAATACTCGACGGTGCAGAACTGGTACCCCGGCGACGAGAACGGCGTTGGCGGCATCTACAACTTCGTGACCAAGCGCGGCGAGTGCCGCGGCGCGCGCAGCAAGATCAGCTGGACCCAGGTCGAGACCGGCTCGGCGATCACCTGGAAATACCCGTCCTGCGTGCTGCTCGGCGACGATTCCAGCGGCGAATTCCATTCGGTCGCGCTCACCCACCATCGCCAGCAGGCCGACACCGGCACCAAGATGATCCACATCGGCAAGCGCACCAAGTCGAAGATCGTCAGCAAGGGCATCAGCGCCGGCCGCGGTCAGAACAGCTATCGTGGCCTGGTGAAAGTCGAACGCGGCGCCGACGGTGCGCGCAACCATACCCAGTGCGACAGCCTGCTGATCGGCAAACGCTGCGGCGCGCACACCTTCCCGTACATCGAAGTGAAGAACCCCAGTGCGACCGTCGAGCACGAGGCCACCACCTCGAAAATCAGCGACGACCAGTTGTTCTACTGCCGCAGCCGCGGCATCAGCGAAGAGAACGCGGTGTCTCTGATCGTCGATGGCTTCTGCAAAACGGTCTTCCGCGAACTACCGATGGAATTCGCGGTGGAAGCCAAGAAACTGCTGGAAGTCTCGCTCGAAGGTTCGGTCGGATGA
- a CDS encoding ACT domain-containing protein gives MNAVAVGETDLQRLLAGLAPELVAQPRAIRSQPVDGPVPIDAVMLFREREGTTVVVAVDDTQDETLWAQITLRIHSSLEAVGMLAAIAGALAARDIPCNAVSAYYHDHLFVPWTRRDEAIDALRELSDGNRT, from the coding sequence ATGAACGCGGTGGCCGTCGGCGAAACCGATCTGCAGCGGCTGCTGGCCGGGCTGGCGCCCGAGCTGGTCGCGCAACCGCGCGCGATCCGCTCGCAGCCGGTGGACGGGCCGGTTCCCATCGACGCAGTCATGCTGTTCCGGGAACGGGAAGGCACCACGGTCGTCGTCGCGGTCGATGACACGCAGGACGAAACCCTGTGGGCGCAGATCACACTACGCATCCACTCCAGTCTCGAAGCCGTCGGGATGCTGGCGGCAATCGCCGGCGCGTTGGCGGCGCGCGATATTCCGTGCAACGCAGTGTCCGCTTACTACCACGATCATCTGTTCGTGCCATGGACGCGCCGCGACGAGGCCATCGATGCGCTGCGCGAACTCTCGGATGGCAATCGCACATGA
- the sufC gene encoding Fe-S cluster assembly ATPase SufC: MLKIDNLHARVAGKDILKGLTLDVKSGEVHAIMGPNGAGKSTLGNIIAGRDGYEVTEGGVMFEGRDLLALAPEERAALGVFLAFQYPVEIPGVNNTYFLRSALNAQRKARGESELDSMQFLKLVREKLAVLHLKDELLHRGVNEGFSGGEKKRNEIFQLAVLEPKLAILDETDSGLDIDALKAVADGVNALRRADRAFVVITHYQRLLDYIKPDVVHVLADGRIVETGGPELALELEEHGYAWIKDRVTPEVAAR, from the coding sequence ATGTTGAAGATCGACAACCTCCACGCCCGCGTCGCCGGAAAAGACATTCTCAAAGGGCTCACGCTCGATGTGAAATCCGGCGAAGTGCACGCCATCATGGGTCCGAACGGGGCCGGAAAATCCACGCTCGGCAACATCATCGCCGGCCGCGACGGCTACGAGGTCACCGAAGGCGGCGTCATGTTCGAAGGTCGCGATCTGCTGGCGCTGGCGCCCGAAGAACGCGCTGCGCTCGGCGTGTTCCTCGCATTCCAGTACCCGGTCGAAATCCCGGGCGTGAACAACACCTATTTCCTGCGCAGCGCGCTCAACGCGCAGCGCAAGGCGCGCGGCGAAAGCGAACTGGATTCGATGCAGTTCCTGAAACTGGTGCGCGAGAAACTCGCGGTGCTGCATCTCAAGGACGAACTGCTGCATCGCGGCGTGAACGAGGGTTTCAGCGGCGGCGAGAAAAAGCGCAACGAGATTTTCCAGCTCGCGGTGCTGGAACCGAAGCTGGCGATCCTCGATGAGACCGATTCCGGCCTCGATATCGACGCGCTGAAAGCCGTCGCCGATGGCGTGAATGCACTGCGCAGGGCGGACCGCGCGTTCGTGGTCATCACCCACTACCAGCGCCTGCTCGATTACATCAAGCCGGACGTCGTGCATGTGCTCGCCGATGGCCGTATCGTCGAAACCGGCGGCCCGGAACTGGCGCTTGAACTGGAAGAGCACGGCTATGCGTGGATCAAGGACCGCGTGACGCCGGAGGTCGCGGCACGATGA
- the sufD gene encoding Fe-S cluster assembly protein SufD, whose protein sequence is MSALLDSFATAFDGLAQREAADLGAHRRKALDAALRDGMPGPRSEAWKYTSLRALERRAFASPAPREIDADALDAALADVPFPRMVFVDGRHDAARSNVSAIVMPGIEVQPLSQVLREGEPRDANFLARIFAGADEVFANLNAALAEEGAVIRLDRECGDVFPLHLVFVASGRQPDAAVHMRHFIDMRMHSMLTVVEHHLALGEHRGLSNHVFHMHVGEGARLAHVRVQGEAAGATLIARSDAVLARRAHYDRLDLELGAALSRHELNVRLEGGLARLAASGVLFADGKRHVDTRLGIDHIARDTACDLFWRGLATDRGRAAFHGGIVIREGADGSNANLSNKNLLLSSQAEIDTQPVLVIHADEVQAAHGATVGQLDPTALFYLRTRGLPETEARALLTTAFCREALNIVAAGPMRDALTAMLDARLAGATGP, encoded by the coding sequence ATGAGCGCATTGCTCGACTCGTTCGCGACCGCGTTCGACGGTCTCGCCCAGCGCGAGGCTGCGGATCTCGGCGCGCACCGGCGCAAAGCGCTGGACGCGGCGCTGCGCGACGGCATGCCGGGGCCGCGCAGCGAAGCCTGGAAATACACGTCGCTGCGTGCGCTCGAACGCCGTGCGTTCGCATCGCCGGCGCCCCGGGAGATCGATGCGGATGCATTGGACGCGGCGCTCGCCGACGTGCCGTTTCCGCGCATGGTGTTTGTCGACGGTCGCCATGACGCCGCGCGCAGCAACGTTTCCGCGATCGTGATGCCGGGCATCGAAGTGCAGCCACTGTCGCAGGTACTGCGCGAAGGGGAGCCGCGCGACGCGAATTTCCTCGCCCGCATTTTCGCCGGGGCAGACGAAGTCTTCGCCAACCTCAACGCCGCGCTGGCCGAAGAAGGCGCGGTGATCCGCCTGGACCGCGAATGCGGCGATGTCTTCCCGTTGCACCTGGTTTTCGTCGCCAGCGGCAGGCAGCCCGACGCAGCCGTGCACATGCGCCATTTCATCGACATGCGCATGCACAGCATGCTGACTGTGGTCGAACACCATCTCGCGCTGGGCGAGCACCGCGGCCTGTCCAACCATGTCTTCCACATGCATGTCGGCGAAGGCGCCCGGCTCGCGCATGTCCGCGTGCAAGGCGAAGCTGCGGGCGCCACCCTGATCGCCCGCAGCGATGCCGTGCTCGCGCGCCGGGCGCACTATGACCGCCTCGATCTCGAACTGGGCGCCGCGCTCTCGCGACACGAGCTGAATGTCCGGCTCGAAGGCGGCTTGGCGCGCCTCGCCGCGTCCGGCGTGCTGTTCGCCGACGGCAAACGCCACGTCGACACGCGTCTGGGTATCGACCATATCGCCCGCGACACCGCCTGTGACCTGTTCTGGCGCGGTCTCGCCACCGATCGCGGTCGCGCTGCATTCCACGGCGGCATCGTGATCCGCGAAGGCGCCGACGGCAGCAACGCCAATCTGTCGAACAAGAATCTCTTGCTGTCTTCGCAGGCCGAAATCGACACGCAACCGGTGCTGGTCATCCATGCCGACGAAGTGCAGGCCGCACACGGCGCCACCGTCGGCCAACTCGATCCTACCGCGCTGTTCTACCTGCGCACGCGCGGACTGCCCGAAACCGAAGCGCGCGCGCTGCTGACCACGGCGTTCTGCCGCGAAGCGTTGAACATCGTCGCCGCCGGGCCAATGCGCGACGCGCTGACCGCGATGCTCGATGCCCGCCTCGCAGGAGCGACCGGACCATGA
- a CDS encoding cysteine desulfurase, with protein sequence MIAQSTGTASIDWSAIRADFPLLTREVHGKPLIYLDSANTGQKPASVIDTVDDFYRHHNANVSRAVHALGTEATEAYEASRTRLAGFLKAHRDELVLCSGTTFAINLVAYSWALPRLKPGDAILLSRMEHHANIVPWQLVAERTGATIKVAEIREDGTLDLDALSAAMTPEVKILGLTHVSNVLGTVNPVREICREARKRGIVTVIDGSQAAPHRVIDIPSLGCDFYAITGHKMCGPTGTGALWARREHIAAMPPFLGGGEMIKEVRFEDTIFNDGPHRFEAGTPNIAGHIGLGAAVDYLTAIGMDAIEAREAELLAHATEVLNRIDGLRILGSAPEKAAVISFLVEGAHAHDLATLLDLEGVAVRSGHHCAHPLMQFFGVAATCRASFAFYNTHDEIERFAAALTKVRRLLG encoded by the coding sequence ATGATCGCGCAGAGCACCGGCACGGCAAGCATCGACTGGAGCGCGATCCGCGCCGACTTCCCGCTGCTGACCCGTGAAGTCCACGGCAAACCGCTGATCTATCTCGATTCCGCCAACACCGGGCAGAAGCCCGCGTCGGTCATCGACACCGTCGACGATTTCTACCGCCATCACAATGCCAACGTCAGTCGCGCGGTGCATGCGCTGGGCACCGAAGCCACCGAAGCCTACGAAGCGTCGCGCACCAGGCTCGCCGGTTTTCTCAAGGCGCACCGCGACGAGCTGGTGCTGTGCAGCGGCACCACGTTCGCGATCAATCTGGTCGCGTATTCATGGGCCTTGCCGCGACTGAAACCCGGCGACGCGATCCTGCTGTCGCGGATGGAGCATCACGCCAACATCGTGCCGTGGCAGTTGGTCGCCGAACGCACCGGCGCGACGATCAAGGTCGCCGAAATCCGCGAAGACGGCACGCTCGACCTCGATGCGCTGTCCGCGGCGATGACGCCGGAAGTGAAGATCCTCGGCCTGACCCACGTCAGCAACGTGTTGGGCACCGTCAATCCGGTGCGCGAGATCTGTCGCGAGGCCCGCAAGCGCGGCATCGTCACCGTGATCGACGGCTCGCAGGCGGCGCCGCATCGCGTGATCGACATCCCGTCGCTCGGCTGCGATTTCTACGCAATCACCGGCCACAAGATGTGCGGCCCGACCGGCACCGGCGCGCTTTGGGCACGTCGCGAGCATATCGCCGCGATGCCGCCGTTCCTCGGCGGCGGCGAGATGATCAAGGAAGTGCGCTTCGAGGACACGATCTTCAACGATGGTCCGCACCGCTTCGAAGCGGGTACGCCGAACATCGCCGGCCATATCGGTCTGGGCGCGGCGGTCGATTACCTCACCGCCATCGGCATGGATGCGATCGAAGCGCGCGAAGCCGAACTGCTGGCGCATGCCACCGAAGTGCTCAACCGCATCGACGGCCTGCGCATCCTCGGTAGCGCGCCGGAGAAAGCCGCGGTCATCAGCTTCCTGGTCGAAGGCGCGCACGCGCACGATCTGGCGACGCTGCTTGATCTGGAAGGCGTCGCAGTGCGCTCCGGCCACCATTGCGCGCATCCGCTGATGCAGTTCTTCGGCGTGGCCGCAACCTGCCGCGCGTCGTTCGCGTTCTACAACACGCACGACGAGATCGAACGCTTCGCCGCCGCGCTCACCAAAGTCCGCCGCCTGCTGGGTTGA
- a CDS encoding GNAT family N-acetyltransferase, with product MLSFRTATHDDIPALIELVTSAYRGDASRQGWTTEADLLDGQRIDADMLRTDLDTPGSIVLLAIDSRDDDRPRLVACANIAAQTGSDAIPTAYFGMFSVSPDVQGGGVGRIVLAEAERMAHETLGCSRMRMTVIDAREELIAYYERRGYLRTGIKKPFPYGDPRYGLPKRDDLRFEVLEKMLEATP from the coding sequence ATGCTCAGCTTCCGCACCGCCACGCACGACGATATTCCTGCGCTCATCGAGCTTGTCACGTCTGCCTATCGCGGCGATGCCAGCCGCCAGGGTTGGACCACCGAGGCCGATCTGCTCGATGGCCAGCGCATCGATGCCGACATGCTGCGCACCGATCTGGATACGCCGGGCAGCATTGTTCTGCTGGCGATCGACAGTCGCGACGACGATCGGCCACGTCTCGTCGCTTGCGCCAATATCGCAGCGCAAACCGGCAGCGACGCGATTCCCACGGCATATTTCGGCATGTTCTCGGTCAGCCCCGACGTGCAGGGCGGAGGCGTCGGCAGGATCGTGTTGGCGGAAGCGGAGCGCATGGCGCACGAAACGCTGGGCTGTTCCCGCATGCGCATGACCGTGATCGATGCGCGAGAGGAATTGATCGCGTATTACGAACGTCGCGGCTACCTCCGCACCGGGATCAAGAAACCGTTTCCCTACGGCGACCCGCGCTACGGGCTGCCGAAACGCGACGACCTGCGGTTCGAGGTGCTCGAGAAAATGCTGGAGGCCACACCGTGA
- a CDS encoding non-heme iron oxygenase ferredoxin subunit, whose amino-acid sequence MSDWTFVCATAQLLPGEKTVVWADETPIVVINLDGELYALEDRCTHDEFELSSGDIDTDEGSITCVLHGARFDIREGTALCAPAYGPVAKFPVKIEHGGIWVRDDR is encoded by the coding sequence GTGAGCGATTGGACATTCGTCTGCGCAACCGCGCAGTTGCTGCCCGGCGAGAAGACCGTGGTCTGGGCGGATGAAACTCCCATTGTGGTGATCAATCTCGACGGCGAACTGTATGCCCTCGAAGACCGCTGCACGCACGACGAATTCGAATTGTCGTCGGGCGATATCGACACGGACGAGGGCAGCATCACCTGTGTGCTGCATGGCGCACGTTTCGACATCCGCGAAGGCACCGCACTGTGCGCGCCCGCCTACGGGCCGGTAGCGAAATTTCCGGTGAAGATCGAACACGGCGGCATCTGGGTGCGCGACGACCGTTGA
- a CDS encoding phosphotransferase, with translation MAHPLDLPVESLATYLETHVAGFRGPLTAAKFKGGQSNPTYRIDAASGTYVLRRKPPGRLLPSAHAVDREFRALQALHGTSVPVAQPLHLCSDESVIGSMFYLMGFVDGRIFWDPSLPDMDSAGRASIYLGIIDAMAALHTVDPVAVGLGDYGKSGNYFERQIKRWTEQYRASETRPIAAMDALIDALPARCPADDGVAALAHGDFRIDNLMFHPDEPRVIAIVDWELSTLGHPLADLGYFCMALRLPRNPALPGLAGLDRAALGIPDEAALLARYSQVTGRPIPADWPFVLAFSFFRLAAIAQGVAKRAEQGNASSEQAVQAGRMVEMLATLGLGALS, from the coding sequence ATGGCCCACCCGCTCGATCTGCCCGTCGAATCGCTCGCGACTTATCTCGAAACGCACGTCGCCGGTTTTCGCGGCCCGCTGACGGCAGCCAAATTCAAGGGCGGCCAATCCAACCCGACCTACCGCATCGATGCCGCCAGCGGAACCTACGTGCTGCGCCGCAAGCCGCCCGGCCGGTTGCTGCCATCCGCGCACGCCGTGGATCGCGAATTCCGCGCGCTGCAAGCGCTGCACGGCACGTCGGTGCCGGTGGCGCAGCCGCTGCACCTGTGCAGCGACGAGTCGGTCATCGGATCGATGTTCTATCTGATGGGTTTCGTCGACGGCAGGATCTTCTGGGACCCGTCGTTGCCCGACATGGATTCGGCCGGCCGCGCCAGCATCTATCTCGGCATCATCGATGCGATGGCGGCGCTGCACACCGTCGATCCGGTCGCCGTCGGACTGGGCGACTACGGCAAATCCGGCAATTACTTCGAGCGCCAGATCAAGCGCTGGACCGAGCAATACCGTGCCAGCGAAACGCGGCCGATCGCGGCGATGGATGCCTTGATCGACGCGCTGCCCGCACGCTGTCCGGCCGATGATGGCGTGGCCGCGCTGGCGCACGGCGATTTCCGCATCGACAACCTGATGTTCCACCCCGACGAACCGCGCGTGATCGCGATCGTCGATTGGGAGCTGTCGACGTTGGGGCACCCGCTCGCGGATCTCGGTTATTTCTGCATGGCACTGCGCCTGCCGCGCAATCCGGCGCTGCCGGGATTGGCCGGTCTGGATCGCGCCGCGCTGGGGATTCCCGACGAGGCTGCGTTGCTCGCGCGCTATTCGCAGGTGACCGGCCGGCCGATTCCTGCCGACTGGCCGTTCGTGCTGGCCTTCAGTTTCTTCCGCCTCGCCGCCATCGCGCAGGGCGTGGCCAAACGTGCGGAGCAGGGCAATGCATCGAGCGAACAGGCCGTGCAGGCCGGGCGCATGGTCGAGATGCTGGCCACGTTGGGGTTGGGCGCGTTGTCTTGA
- a CDS encoding acyl-CoA dehydrogenase, whose protein sequence is MSTDRSASLFPFSERSRGLQAAVARFVADRIIPVEAEFQAHAADPQTRWTIPPLLESLKAEAKAQGLWNLFLPDATRGAGLSNLDYAPIAELTGRSLFAPEVFNCSAPDTGNMEVLLHFATPEQQAPWLPRLLAGEIRSAFAMTEPDVASSDATNIALPIVRDGDAFVINGRKWWTTGAGDPRCELLIVMGVTDPDAPAHRRQSMVLVPMDTPGVRVLRPLLVFGYDDAPHGHVEIEFTNVRVPVANLLRESGSGFEIAQARLGPGRIHHCMRSIGLAQRALELMVQRARTREAFGRPLGGHGMAQEAIALSRCEIEQARLLTLQAAAALDAHGNKGAKDLIGMIKIVAPRMACAVIDRAMQIHGGGGLSQDYFLAQAYAGARSLRLADGPDEVHIAALARSMLKG, encoded by the coding sequence ATGAGCACCGATCGCTCCGCAAGCCTGTTTCCCTTTTCCGAACGGTCGCGCGGACTGCAGGCTGCCGTCGCGCGCTTCGTCGCCGACAGGATCATCCCCGTCGAAGCCGAATTCCAGGCGCACGCAGCCGATCCGCAGACGCGCTGGACGATTCCGCCGCTGCTCGAATCGCTGAAGGCCGAGGCCAAAGCGCAGGGACTGTGGAATCTGTTCCTGCCGGATGCCACGCGCGGCGCGGGATTGAGCAATCTCGATTACGCGCCCATCGCCGAACTCACCGGCCGCAGTCTGTTCGCACCGGAAGTGTTCAACTGCAGCGCGCCCGATACCGGCAACATGGAAGTGCTGTTGCACTTCGCCACGCCGGAACAGCAGGCGCCGTGGTTGCCGCGCCTGTTGGCCGGCGAAATCCGCTCGGCGTTCGCGATGACCGAGCCCGATGTCGCCAGTTCCGACGCCACCAATATCGCGCTGCCGATCGTGCGCGATGGCGACGCGTTCGTCATCAACGGTCGCAAATGGTGGACCACCGGCGCAGGCGATCCGCGTTGCGAACTCCTGATCGTGATGGGCGTGACCGATCCGGATGCGCCGGCCCATCGCCGCCAGTCGATGGTGCTGGTGCCCATGGACACGCCGGGCGTGCGCGTGCTTCGGCCGCTGCTGGTGTTCGGCTACGACGATGCGCCGCACGGCCACGTCGAAATCGAGTTCACGAATGTCCGCGTGCCGGTCGCGAATCTGCTGCGCGAATCCGGCAGCGGTTTCGAGATCGCGCAGGCACGGCTGGGCCCGGGGCGCATCCATCACTGCATGCGTTCGATCGGCCTGGCGCAGCGTGCGCTGGAGCTGATGGTCCAGCGTGCGCGCACTCGCGAAGCCTTCGGCCGACCATTGGGCGGGCACGGCATGGCGCAGGAAGCGATCGCGCTGTCGCGTTGCGAGATCGAACAGGCGCGCCTGTTGACGCTGCAGGCGGCGGCGGCGCTGGATGCGCATGGCAACAAGGGTGCGAAGGATCTGATCGGCATGATCAAGATCGTCGCGCCGCGCATGGCCTGCGCAGTGATCGACCGCGCCATGCAGATCCACGGCGGCGGTGGACTTTCGCAGGATTATTTCCTCGCTCAGGCCTATGCCGGCGCGCGTTCGCTGCGCTTGGCGGATGGCCCGGACGAAGTGCACATCGCGGCGCTCGCGCGCTCGATGCTGAAAGGATGA
- a CDS encoding histidine phosphatase family protein produces the protein MSLLLVRHGQASYGAADYDNLSERGHLQARRLGDWLARGGHRFRAVVVGGMRRHRQTAEGVALAFSEQGQPLPEPITDPGFAEFDHQAVFGAYQSRDPEHPIVVASHSGQPRDVGAMLQAALLAWARDELPGLPESWNAFGQRVQSAGDRLEALAGDDEVLVLSSGGVISRLAQIALEVPDTRAVELNLSLRNTALSEFHPHGGRLRMGSWNALPHLHGERALWTYY, from the coding sequence GTGAGCCTGCTCCTGGTCCGCCACGGACAGGCGAGCTACGGCGCCGCCGACTACGACAATCTGTCCGAGCGCGGACATCTGCAGGCACGTCGGCTGGGCGATTGGCTGGCGCGCGGCGGCCACCGGTTCCGGGCGGTGGTGGTGGGCGGGATGCGCCGGCATCGGCAGACCGCCGAGGGCGTGGCATTGGCTTTCTCGGAACAGGGACAACCGCTGCCCGAGCCGATAACCGATCCGGGTTTTGCCGAGTTCGATCACCAGGCGGTGTTCGGCGCGTATCAGTCGCGCGATCCGGAACACCCGATCGTCGTGGCCAGCCACAGCGGCCAGCCGCGCGATGTCGGCGCCATGCTGCAGGCCGCGCTGCTGGCGTGGGCGCGCGACGAACTGCCGGGTCTTCCGGAAAGCTGGAACGCATTCGGCCAGCGCGTGCAGTCGGCGGGCGATCGGCTGGAAGCGCTGGCGGGCGACGACGAGGTGCTGGTGCTCAGCTCCGGCGGGGTGATCTCGCGTCTGGCGCAGATCGCGCTGGAGGTGCCCGATACCCGCGCGGTCGAGTTGAATCTGTCGTTGCGCAACACCGCACTGTCGGAGTTCCACCCGCACGGCGGCCGGCTGCGGATGGGGTCGTGGAACGCGCTGCCGCATCTGCACGGCGAACGTGCGCTGTGGACGTACTATTGA